A window of Blautia argi genomic DNA:
CTGTGCCTTCTGCTGCCTTTTGGGCAGCTTTGATGCCGTCTGTGGTGTCGTGGTCTGTAAGGGCAAAGGCGGCAAGTTTCTTTTCAAGCGCATAGGCAACCAGCTCCTCAGGGGAAAAGGTGCCGTCTGAAACAGAAGAATGTACATGCAAATCAATCAGCTTTTCCATAAAAACCTCCCGTAGATTTTATTTAAAAAACAAAAAATGGGAAACACTCAACTGAGTATTTCCCAAAAAACAGTTCGTACGGGAATCGAACCCGTGTTTCCGCCGTGAGAGGGCGGCGTCTTAACCGCTTGACCAACGAACCTTACTTGCCTATAATACAGTATATGTATGAGAATGTCAACACTTTTTTGAAAAAAATAAAAAAAATTAAAAAACCAACTTGACATACAGAACAGATGTTCACTATAATAAATAAAAGAACCGGGAAAAAGGGTTTGAAAATACCGGAAAAATGAGATATGATACAGAAGTCTTTACAAAAAGAAAGGTGATGACAATATGGAATGGGAATTTGCAGTTTTGGATATGCTGCAAAATATACAAAATCCGGTGCTTACGAAAATTATGGCATTTACTACCATGCTGGGAGAAGCAGGCTGGTTCTGGATTCTGTTGGGCATGGTGCTTCTTTGCACAAAGAAATTCCGTCCCTGCGGAATTGCGGTATTGCTTGCATTGGTACTGGATTTTATTCTGGCAAATGTAATTTTAAAGCCTCTGGTTGCCCGTCCCAGACCCTGCTGGATAAAGGATACGGTAGAGCTTCTGGTGCGGGTTCCAAAGGATTATTCTTTCCCCTCCGGGCATACCATGGCTTCTTTTGCAGCAGCAGGCGCTCTGCTTCTGACGAACCGGCGGCTTGGAATCTGTAGCTTGATTCTGGCAGTTCTCATGGGAATCTCCAGGTTGTATTTTTACGTACATTTCCCTACAGATGTGCTTGCAGGTATGATATTGGGAATTTTCTGTGGTTTTGCAGGGGTGTATCTGATGAAAAGGATACCGGTTAAGGAGAAATAAAAAAGAAAGGTTAAGGAAAATGGCGAAAAAGAATACTTATGATGCCAGCAGTATTACAGTGCTGGAAGGACTGGAAGCGGTGCGTAAACGCCCTGGTATGTATATCGGAAGTGTGTCCCGCAAGGGTCTGAATCATTTGATTTATGAAATTGTGGATAATGCAGTAGACGAGCATCTGGCCGGCTTTTGCAAAAATATTCGGGTGATTCTGGAGGCGGACGGGTCTGCCACTATAGAGGACGATGGAAGAGGAATCCCGGTGGGTATGCATGAAAAGGGAATGTCAGCCGAGCGTCTGGTTTTTACCACCCTGCATGCAGGCGGAAAGTTTGATGATTCTGTCTATAAAACAAGCGGCGGACTGCATGGAGTTGGTTCTTCAGTAGTAAACGCTCTGTCTGAGTATCTGGATATTAAAATCAGCACCGGAGGGTATGTACATCATGACCACTATGAGCGTGGTGTGCCTACCATTGAGCTGGAGGACGGACTGCTTCCAAAGCTGGGAAGAACAAAGGCTACAGGAACCCTGGTGAATTTTTTGCCTGATGCGGAAATTTTTGAGAAAACCAGATTTTCTTCCACGGAGGTCAAGAGTCGTCTTCATGAAACCTCGTATCTGAATCCGGAGCTTACCATTGTGTTTGAGGATAAGCGGGGAGAAGTCCCTGAAAAAATCGTGTATCATGAGCCAGAGGGGATTGTGGGATTTATTCGGGATTTGAATAAAAAGAGCGAGGTAGTCCATGAGCCTGTTTATTTTAAAGGGGAGTGCGATGGCATTACCGTAGAGGCAGCTTTTCAGTATGTCAATGAATTTCGGGAAAATGTGCTGGGATTTTGTAACAATATTTATAACTCTGAGGGAGGTACCCACCTTACAGGTTTTAAGACCACTTTTACCTCTGTGATGAATACTTATGCCAGAGAATTGGGAATTTTAAAGGAAAAGGATTCCAACTTTACAGGAGCTGATGTGCGTAATGGTATGACTGCGGTGGTATCTATTAAGCACCCTGCGCCCCGATTTGAGGGACAGACTAAGACAAAACTGGATAACCAGGACGCTGCAAAGGCCACAGGAAAGGTAACGGGAGAGGAGATTGTCCTGTATTTTGACAGAAATCTGGACGTTTTAAAGAGTGTGCTTGCCTGTGCTGAGAAATCTGCGAAAATCAGAAAAACAGAGGAAAAAGCAAAGACCAATCTTCTGACAAAGCAGAAATATTCTTTTGATTCCAACGGAAAGCTGTCAAACTGTGAAAAAAGAGATCCTTCTTTATGCGAAATTTTCATTGTAGAGGGAGATTCCGCAGGGGGCAGTGCCAAGACAGCCAGAGATAGGAGCTTTCAGGCAATTTTGCCTATCCGGGGAAAAATTTTAAATGTGGAGAAGGCAACCATTGACAAGGTGCTTGCCAATGCGGAGATTAAAACCATGATTAATGCTTTTGGCTGCGGCTTTTCCGAGGGCTATGGCAATGATTTTGATATTACAAAGTTACGCTATGACAAGATTATTATTATGGCAGATGCAGACGTGGACGGAGCTCATATTTCCACGCTTTTGCTGACCCTGTTTTATCGTTTTATGCCAGAGCTTATTTATGAAGGGCATGTATATATTGCCATGCCACCCCTTTATAAGGCTATGCCTTCAAAGGGCAAGGAAGAATACCTTTATGATGACAAGGCGTTAGAGCATTACAGGAAAAAACATAAAGGTCCCTTTACCCTGCAAAGATACAAGGGTCTGGGAGAAATGGACGCAGAGCAACTCTGGGAAACCACCTTAAATCCGGAAACCCGTATGCTGCGTCTGGTGGAAATCGAAGATGCCAGAATGGCGTCAGAGGTTACAGAGGTGCTTATGGGAACAGAGGTGCCGCCGCGTAAGGCATTTATTTATGAGCATGCCCGTGATGCGGAATTAGATATATAGGAGATACAGTATGGCGAAGAATCAGGATAATATTATCAGAACCGAGTATTCGGAAATTATGCAGAAGTCATATATTGACTATGCAATGAGCGTTATTATAGCCCGTGCCCTGCCGGACGTCAGGGACGGCTTAAAGCCTGTGCAAAGAAGGACGCTGTATGATATGTATGAGCTGGGTATCCGCTATGACCGTCCATACAGAAAATGCGCCCGCATTGTGGGAGATACTATGGGTAAGTATCATCCACATGGGGACAGCTCTATTTATGAAGCTCTGGTGGTTATGGCGCAGGAGTTTAAAAAGGGACAGCCTTTGGTAGACGGTCATGGAAACTTTGGCTCCATTGAAGGCGACGGCGCGGCTGCTATGCGATATACAGAGGCAAGACTGCAGAAAATCACCCAGGAGGTATACCTGGGGGATCTGGATAAGAACGTAGTGGATTTTGTTTCCAACTTTGACGAAACAGAGAAGGAGCCGGAGGTGCTTCCTGTGCGCGTTCCCAATTTGCTGGTAAACGGTGCAGATGGCATTGCGGTAGGAATGGCAACCAGCATTCCGCCTCACAATCTGGGCGAGGTACTGGACGGTGTGATTGCCTATATGAAGAACAATGAAATTACTACAGAGGAGCTGATGCAGTACATCAAGGGTCCGGATTTTCCAACCGGGGGTATTGTGGTTAATAAAGACGATTTGCTGTCCATATATGAAAGCGGAACTGGAAAAATCAGAATCCGGGGAAAGGTAGAGGTAGAAAAAGGGAAAAACGGAAAAAGTCTGCTGGTGATCACAGAAATCCCTTATACCATGATTGGCGCTAATATCGGAAAATTTCTAAATGATGTGGCAGCACTCAGTGAAACAAAGAAAACTACAGATATTGCGGATATTTCCAACCAGTCTTCCAAGGAAGGCATTCGCATTGTGCTGGAGTTGAAAAAGGGAGCAGACATTGAAAATCTGAAGAATATGCTGTATAAGAAAACACGGCTTGAGGATACCTTTGGCGTCAACATGCTGGCAGTGGCACAGGGAAGACCGGAAACACTGGGCTTAAAACAGATTATTGAGCATCATGTGGATTTCCAGTTTGAGGTGGCAACCAGAAAGTACAGCAGTCTTTTGAAAAAAGAAAAAGAAAATCAGGAAATTCAGGAAGGTCTGATTCAGGCCTGTGATGTCATTGACCTGATTATTGAGATTTTAAGAGGCAGTAAAAGCAGGGAGCAGGTAAAAAACTGCCTCATAAGCGGTATGACAGAGGGAATCCGTTTTAAGACAAAGACCAGTGAGCGTCAGGCAAAGAAGCTGCGCTTTACAGAGCGTCAAGCAGGGGCAATTCTGGACATGCGTCTTTATAAACTCATAGGTCTGGAAATGGAAACCCTCATGGCAGAACACGCGGAAACCTTGAAAAAAATTGCCAGATATGAGGATATTTTGAATCATTACGATTCCATGGCAGAGGTGATTATCACGGAACTGAAGCAGATAAAAAAGGAATATGCAAGAGATAGACGGACGGCTGTGGAAAATGCGGCAGAGGCTGTATATGAGGAAAAGAAAATTGAGGAAACGGAAGTGGTATTTCTGATGGATCGCTTTGGCTATGTGCGTACCATAGACAAGGGAACCTATGAGCGCAATAAGGAAACCGCAGACAGTGAAAATAAATATGTCTTTTCCTGTATGAACACAGATAAAATCTGTCTGTTCACAGACTCAGGGCGTATGCATCTGGTAAAAGTGCTGGATTTGCCTTACGGAAAGCTGCGGGATAAAGGAACTCCGGTAGACAATGTGAGCAATTATGACAGCAGCACAGAACAGCTTGTCTTTGTAGGAGCCCAGACAGCGTTAAAGTGTGCGAAGATTTGCTTTGCCACAGCAAAGGGTATGGTAAAGCTGGTAGACGGCGCAGAATTTGATGTGGCAAAGAGAACCATTGTTGCCACCAAGCTCAGTGAGGGCGATAAGGTGGTTCTGGTACAGAATGCAGATCCTATGGAATATATGGTGCTTCAGACAAAGAAGGGATTTTTCCTGAAATTCTTAAAAGAAGAAATACCGGAAAAGAAGAAAAATGCTCTGGGTGTCAGAGGAATCCGTATGGACGACAAGGACGAGCTTTCTCATGCTTATATGCTGGAGAGCAGAACAGATTATGAGATTGTCTATAAGGAAAAGCAGATGATACTGAATAAGCTGAAGCTGGCAAAACGGGATACAAAGGGTACGAAGGTGCGTGTCTGAGTTGTGGCAGAAAGAAAAGAGGTGCGGTTTGAAAAAGAAAAAAGACGGTAGAGGTGTGCTTCTTGCTATGGTGTTATTGTTCGCAGTCCTGGCAGGCTGTAGTAAAGACAATCCAGAGGAAGTCTTTTTCTCTGAGGGCGGACAGGCAGAAGCTGAGATTTCAAAAGCTGAGGCAGCAAAAGAAATCCTTCCGGAAAAGAAGCTGGAAGAATCAGAGGAAGAGCTTTTTTACGGATATCAGTCTTTAAATACAGAGGAGCAGCAGGTATATCGGCAGTTGATTCAGGGAATGGAGAGCTTTCAGGAGGAAATCAGACTGTCCCCTGTAACAGAGGAACAACTGTCTGCCATTGCGAATCTGGTGATGATAGACCACCCGGAATATTTCTGGACAGACGGCGCCTTTGAGTATTGGAAGGAGGAATATCCGGACGGCTCTGTAAAGGGAATGCGAGTTTCTCCCAACTATCTGGTAAACAGACAGGAGGCAGAAGAGATAGGGCGGCAGATAGAGGCGCAGGCAGAAGCCTGGATAGGAGAGATACCTGCTGACACAGATACCTATGGGAAGATAAAAGCCGTGTACGAGCTGCTGATTCGGAATGTGGAATATGAGGAAACAAGTCCTGATAATCAGAATATACGCAGCGTTTTTCTGGGAAAAAGCACGGTATGTATGGGCTATGCAAAGGCAACTCAGTATCTGCTGAATAAAATGGGAATTTTCTGCACACTGGTAACAGGAGAGATTACAGAAGGAACCAGTTCCAGACATGCATGGAATCTGGTGAAAATAGGAGAAAACTATTATTATGTGGACACAACCTGGGGAAATCCTCGCTACGATGCCCAGACAGCTACAGAGATTGACGTGTATTACAGCTATCTGTGCTGTACAGAGGAATTTCTGGGACGGACACATCGGGCAAATGACGATATTCCTCTTCCGGTCTGTGATGATGACCGCTATAATTACTACAAAAATGCAGGCTGCTGGTATGAAACCTATGACCCTGAACAGATTCGGCAGGTTTTGACTCAGGACGTCAACGCAGGCAGACAAAAAACAGAACTGTATTTTGCAAGGCAGGAGGATTATGACAGGGCAGTGCAGGATTTGGTAAACGGCTCTTTGGTAAAAGAGGCCATGCAGAATACCTCTGTGCTGCAGCCAGGACAGGGTATTTCGTGGAATATCTATTCTGGCGGTCAGGACAGGCTTTTGGTTTTGGTGTGGAGACCATAAAGGCAGGGAATTTCAGCGTCTGCTTCGGGGAGCAGGGTCGCCCTGTCAAAAAAGCACTTGCAAGTTCCTGTAATTAGTGTTATCCTAATAGAGAACTAGATAATAACGATAGCATAAGAGTGGACCAGTCGGTCCACTCTTATCATTTGCGCGGGCAACCGACTAAAGTGCGTGTCTGCACGGAGGAAGAAGCGCAGAAGACAAGCGGAAGGAGGGTGAAAGCATGAGCAAAAAAGAAGTATACGAACAGAAGGCAGAGGCATTGATTGAGCCCATTGTAGCTGCCCATGGTTTTGAACTGGTAGATGTGGAGTATGTAAAAGAAGGCAGTAATTTTTATCTGAGGGCTTATATTGACAAACCCCAGGGAATTACTGTAGAAGACTGTGAGGTTGTAAGCAGAGCCTTTTCCGAAAAGCTGGACGAAGAAGATTTTATCGAGGACGCCTATATTATGGAGGTCAGTTCTCCGGGGCTGGGAAGACCTTTGAAAAAGGAAAAAGATTATAAACGAAGCATGGGAAAGGAACTGGAAATCAGAACCTACCGCGCAGTAAACAGAGAAAAGGAATTTTATGGGATTTTAACAGCATACGATGAAAACAGTGTGACCATTGACTGCAAAGGAGAGGAAAAGACCTTCCAGAAGTCAGATATTGCACTGATACGGCTTGCTTTTGATTTTTAAAAACCATAGAACCATAGAGATTTTAGGAGGAAGTAAAAAATGAACACAGAATTATTGGAAGCGCTGAATATTCTGGAAAAAGAAAAATCCATCAGTAAAGATACGTTACTGGAAGCGATTGAGCAGTCTTTGCTTCAGGCATGCAAAAACCATTTCGGAAAGGCAGACAACATCAAGGTTAATATCAATCATGAGACCTGTGATTTCAGTGTGTTTGCAGAAAAAACCGTAGTGGAGGAGGTTTTGGACCCTGTAACAGAAATCAGCCTCGCAGATGCCAAAATGATGCATTCCCAGTATGCTCTGGGCGATGTGGTAAATGTGGAGGTAAAATCAAAGGAATTTGGCCGTATTGCCACACAGAATGCCAAGAACGTGATTCTGCAGAAAATCCGTGAAGAGGAAAGAAAAGTTATCTTCAATGAATATTACGGAAAAGAAAGAGATATTGTAACCGGTATTGTGCAGAGAAGCATGGGCAGAAATTACAGCATTAACCTGGGTAAGGCAGATGCAGTCCTGACAGAAAACGAGCAGGTGAAAACAGAGGTGTTCCAGCCTACAGAGAGGATCAAACTGTATATTCTGGAGGTGAAGGATACACCAAAGGGACCGAAGATTCTGGTATCCAGAACACACCCGGAACTTGTAAAACGTCTGTTTGAGGCAGAGGTTACAGAAGTAAAGGACGGTACTGTGGAAATTAAGAGTATTGCCAGAGAAGCAGGATCCCGTACCAAGATTGCTGTATGGAGCAACGATCCGGACGTAGATCCGGTAGGTGCATGCGTGGGTATGAACGGTGCAAGAGTAAATTCTATTGTAGAGGAATTAAGAGGAGAAAAAATTGATATTATCAACTGGAGCGACAATCCGGCGCTTCTCATTGAAAATGCGTTAAGCCCGGCAAAGGTTATTTCTGTTATGGCAGATCCGGAAGAAAAAACCGCTATGGTGATTGTACCGGATTTTCAACTTTCCCTTGCCATTGGTAAGGAAGGTCAGAATGCCAGACTGGCAGCCAGACTGACTGGATTTAAGATTGATATTAAGAGTGAAACACAGGCAAGAGAAGCAGGAGATTTCCAGTATTACGAAAATGAGGAAGGGGAAGAAGCAGCTGAGGAAACACAGGAGCTGACCCCGGATTACAGCGAAGAGGCTGCAGAGGAGTATGCTTGCGAGGAAACAGAGGAAGCATATGAGGACGCAGAAGAATCAGAAGAGTAAGGTGGAGCTATGAGTACAGTACGGAAAATTCCCATGCGTAAATGTGTAGGCTGCGGTGAGATGAAAAGCAAAAAAGAGCTGCTTCGTGTGCTGAAAACCACAGACGAGGAGATTGTGCTGGACACCACAGGCCGCAAAAATGGACGGGGCGCATATTTGTGCTTTGATAAGAATTGTCTGGAAAAAGCCATGAAAAACAAGGGGCTTGAGCGGTCTTTAAAAACAGCCATACCAAAAGAAGTATATGAAAGCCTGACAAAGGAGTTTGAGAAACTTGAACATGCGTAAGGAACTGTCCCTTCTGGGACTTGCGGCAAAAGCCGGAAAAATTGTCAGCGGAGAATTTGCCACAGAAAACGCCGTGAAAGCAGGCAAGGCGTTTCTGGTGCTTACTGCAGAGGACGCCTCTGACAATACAAAGAAAAAATTCAGAGATATGTGTACGTTTTATCAGGTACCTTTTTACAGTATCGGAACAAAGGAGGAATTGGGAATCGCCATAGGAAAGGAATATCGGGCGTCATTGGCGCTGACTGATGAGAATTTTGCTGTGGCAACGGTGAAAAAACTGGAAAAAACAGGACTTTAACAGTGAAAAGGAGGGCAATATATGTCAGTCAGGGTTTATGAACTCGCAAAAGAGTTAAACAAAAGCAATAAGGAGATTTTAGATTTTCTGAAATCCAAAAATATAGAGTTAAAGAGCCATATGAGCAATGTGGAAGCTTCCCAGGCAGATATGGTAAGAGCAAATTACAGAAAGGGAAATCTCTCTTCAGCAGGTGGAGATGCTGCAAAGCAGGAAGGTGGCGAAAAGCCCAAGAAGAAAATTATTCAGGTGTTCCGCCCTCAGAACGCCAGTCATGTGCCGGAGCGCAGACAGAAATCCCAGCGCCAGGCAAACGACGGCCAGGAACAGAGAAATAATGAGAAGCGTCAGAATAACCGGCAGGGAGAAAACAGAGGTACACAGGAATCCATGAAACAGGAGAACAACAGAAATAACCGTTCAAATAATAACCGCAGCAGCAATAACAGCCGTTATAATGGAAACAGCAATGGGGAAAACCGTTCCAACAACAGAAATAATGGGGAGAACCGTTCTAATAACCGTTATAATGGAAATAATAACGGAGAACGCAACAACCGCTATAACGGAAACAATAACGGAGAGCGTTCCAACAACCGTTACAACGGAAACAACAATGGAGAGCGTTCTAACAACCGTTACAATGGAAACAATAACGGAGAGCGTTCCAACAACCGTTACAATGGAAACAACAATGGAGAGCGTTCCAACAACCGTTACAACGGAAACAACAATGGAGAGCGTTCCAATAGCCGTTACAATGGAAACAACAACGGAGAGCGTTCCAATAACCGTTTCGGTGGAAACAACAATCGCGGTGGAGATGGAAGAAGAGATCAGGGCGGAAAGTTCGATACACCGAAGCTGGAGTTTGTGGAAAAGGACAGCCGTAAAGCAAACAGAGAAAATAAGAAAAAAGATAATAAGAGAGATGAATATCAGAATCAGAGCAAACGTCCAAATCAGGGCGGCCGCCGTCAGACTCAGAGAATTCCAAAGGCTATGCAGCTTCAGAAGCCGGTGACACATGCCAAGGAAGAAAAGAGAGAGGAAGTAAAGGAAATTACACTTCCGGAAAAAATGACTATTCGCGAGCTGGCTGAAAAGATGAAAATGCAGCCGTCCGTAATTGTGAAAAAGCTGTTCATGGAAGGAATTATGGTTACTGTAAACCATGAGATCGACTTTGAAAAGGCTCAGGAAATTGCACTGGATTATGATATCATTGCAGAACAGGAAGAAAAGGTAGATGTCATTGAAGAACTCTTAAAGGAGGAAGAAGAGGAAGAAAGCACCTTAGTTGCAAGACCTCCGGTTGTCTGTGTTATGGGACACGTTGACCATGGTAAAACTTCACTTCTGGACTGCATCAGAAAGACACATGTTACAGACAGAGAGGCAGGCGGTATTACACAGCACATTGGCGCTTATATGGTAAGCGTAGAGGGACAGAAGATTACCTTCCTGGATACACCGGGACATGAAGCGTTTACCGCTATGCGTATGCGCGGTGCCAATGCTACAGATATTGCCATTTTGGTGGTTGCGGCAGATGATGGCGTCATGCCTCAGACAGTAGAAGCCATTAACCATGCAAAAGCCGCAGGCGTGGAAATTATTGTTGCCATTAACAAGATTGATAAGCCAAGCGCAAACATTGAAAGAGTAAAACAGGAATTATCCGAGTATGAGCTGATTCCGGAAGACTGGGGTGGAAGCACTATCTTTGTACCCGTATCTGCACATACAGGTGAGGGAATTGATAACCTTCTGGAAATGATACTCCTTACTGCAGAGGTGGCAGAATTAAAGGCAAATCCAAACAGAAGAGCCAGAGGTCTTGTCATTGAGGCAGAGCTGGACAAAGGAAAAGGCCCTGTGGCAACCATTCTGGTACAGAAGGGTACTCTGCATGTAGGTGATTTTATTGCGGCAGGCGCAAGTTCAGGTAAAGTTCGTGCCATGATTGACGATAAGGGAAGAAAGGTAAAAGAAGCCGGTCCTTCCACACCAGTGGAAATCCTGGGTCTTAGCGATGTGCCAAATGCAGGAGAAATCCTGGTTGTAACAGAAAATGATAAAGAAGCCAAAAACTTTGCGGCAACCTTTGTTTCTGAAAATAAAAATCGTCTTCTGGAAGAAACAAAAGCAAAAATGTCCCTGGACGATTTATTCAGCCAGATTCAGGCAGGTAATCTGAAAGAGCTGCCGATTATCGTAAAAGCAGACGTACAGGGTTCTGTAGAAGCAGTAAAACAGAGTCTTGTGAAGCTTTCCAATGAAGAGGTTGTGGTAAAAGTTATCCACGGTGGTGTCGGCGCCATTACGGAATCTGACGTAACTCTTGCCAGCGCTTCCAATGCCATTATTATCGGCTTTAATGTGCGTCCGGACGCAACTGCAAAATCCGTTGCAGAGCAGGAGGGCGTAGACCTGCGCCTGTACCGTGTCATTTATCAGGCCATTGAGGACGTAGAAGCAGCTATGAAGGGTATGTTAGATCCTGTATTTGAAGAAAAGGTTATCGGACACGCAGAAGTGCGTCAGATTTTCAAAGCTTCTGGCGTGGGCAACATTGCAGGTTCCTATGTTCTGGACGGTGTGTTCCAGAGAAACTGCAAGGTTCGTATCAGCAGAGAGGGCGAGCAGATTTTTGAGGGCGCTCTGGCATCTCTGAAGCGTTTTAAAGATGATGTAAAAGAAGTAAAAGCAGGCTATGAATGTGGTCTGGTATTTGAAGACTTCAATGACATCAAGGAAGAAGACAAAGTGGAAGCATATATTATGGTGGAGGTTCCGAGATAAGCGGTAAGCAGCGAAAAGGAGGAAACCCTTCGCCGGAACAGGAAGTAGATTATGAGAAAAAACAGTATAAAAAATACCCGGGTAAATGCAGAAGTACAGCATGAGCTGGCAAATTTAATCCGGGAAGGAATCAAAGACCCGCGTATTCACCCAATGACTTCTGTGACAGCGGTAGAGGTAGCGCCGGATTTGAAAACCTGCAGAGCCTATATCAGTGTTCTGGGAAATGAGGAAGCAAAGGAAAATACTATTGCAGGCTTAAAAAGTGCGGAAGGTTATATCCGCAGACAGCTTGCAAAGCGTATTAATCTTAGAAACACTCCTGAAATCCGTTTCATTCTGGACGAATCCATTGAATACGGAGTCACCATGTCAAAACTTATTGATGAGGTAACCGGAAGCGTGGGCAGACAGGAGGTTTTGGAAAATGGAGAAGATGATCAGTGAATTAAAGGGAATCCGCACAGCAGCCATTGCCGGACATGTACGTCCGGACGGTGACTGTGTGGGTGCCTGTATGGGGCTGTATTTATACCTGAAGGAAAATTATCCGGAAATCGAAACAGATATTTATCTGGAGGAGCCAAAGGAAAGTCTGCTGTTTCTACAGGGAACACAGAATATTCAGACCTCTTATACCGAAGAGAAGAGCTACGATGTGTTTTTTGTGCTGGATACCAGTGTGAAAAACCGTATGGGCGTCGCCCTGAAAGCTTTTGAATCTGCAAAAAAGACCATCTGTATTGATCATCATATCAGCAATAAGGGCTTTGCAGATGTCAATGTGATTGACCCGAATGCAAGCTCTGCTTCAGAGCTTTTGTATACGCTTTTGGAAAAGGAAAAGGTGACAAAGCCGGTGGCAGAGGCATTGTATACCGGAATTGCCAATGATACAGGAGTGTTTCAGTATTCCTGCACTTCTCCGAAAACTATGCGGATTGCAGCAGAATTAATGGAAACCGGAATTGCCTTTTCCAAAATTGTGGATAAATCTTTTTATGAAAAGACCTATGTACAGAATCAGATACTGGGCAGATGTCTGATGGAAAGCATTATGGTGCTGGATGGACAGTGTATCATCGGGGTTATCCGAAGAAAAGATATGGATTTTTACCATGTGGAGCCAAAGGATTTAGACGGCATTGTGCAGCAGCTTCGCGTAACAAAGGGCGTGGAGGTTGCCATGTTCCTCTATGAGCAGAAAGTACAGGAATTTAAGGTCAGCCTTCGTTCCAACGGGAAGGTGGACGTAAATGAGGTTGCCTCCTATTTCGGCGGCGGCGGTCATGTGCTGGCAGCAGGCTGTACCCTTCAGGGTTCTGCCTATGATGTAATCAACAATTTGCTGCGGGGTATAGAAAAACAGTTAGTAAAGAGTGAAACAGAATGATAAACGGAATTATCAATATTTATAAAGAAAAGGGATATACCTCTCATGATGTGGTGGCCAGGCTTCGGGGAATTGTGCACCAGAAAAAAATCGGACATACCGGGACTTTAGACCCGGACGCAGAAGGCGTGCTTCCGGTCTGCCTGGGAAAAGGAACCAAGCTTTGCTCCATGCTGACAGATAAGCGAAAAACCTATGAGGCTGTGCTTCATCTGGGCATTGAAACCGATACTCAGGATATTTCCGGAACCATAAAGCAGGAGTGTCCGGTTCAGGTGACAAAGGAAGAGGTGCGAGCCTGTGTGGAAGGCTTTGTGGGAAATCAGATGCAGATCCCGCCTATGTATTCCGCTTTAAAAGTAAAAGGGAAGAA
This region includes:
- a CDS encoding DHH family phosphoesterase; the protein is MEKMISELKGIRTAAIAGHVRPDGDCVGACMGLYLYLKENYPEIETDIYLEEPKESLLFLQGTQNIQTSYTEEKSYDVFFVLDTSVKNRMGVALKAFESAKKTICIDHHISNKGFADVNVIDPNASSASELLYTLLEKEKVTKPVAEALYTGIANDTGVFQYSCTSPKTMRIAAELMETGIAFSKIVDKSFYEKTYVQNQILGRCLMESIMVLDGQCIIGVIRRKDMDFYHVEPKDLDGIVQQLRVTKGVEVAMFLYEQKVQEFKVSLRSNGKVDVNEVASYFGGGGHVLAAGCTLQGSAYDVINNLLRGIEKQLVKSETE
- the rbfA gene encoding 30S ribosome-binding factor RbfA translates to MRKNSIKNTRVNAEVQHELANLIREGIKDPRIHPMTSVTAVEVAPDLKTCRAYISVLGNEEAKENTIAGLKSAEGYIRRQLAKRINLRNTPEIRFILDESIEYGVTMSKLIDEVTGSVGRQEVLENGEDDQ
- the rnpM gene encoding RNase P modulator RnpM, which gives rise to MSTVRKIPMRKCVGCGEMKSKKELLRVLKTTDEEIVLDTTGRKNGRGAYLCFDKNCLEKAMKNKGLERSLKTAIPKEVYESLTKEFEKLEHA
- the nusA gene encoding transcription termination factor NusA, with product MNTELLEALNILEKEKSISKDTLLEAIEQSLLQACKNHFGKADNIKVNINHETCDFSVFAEKTVVEEVLDPVTEISLADAKMMHSQYALGDVVNVEVKSKEFGRIATQNAKNVILQKIREEERKVIFNEYYGKERDIVTGIVQRSMGRNYSINLGKADAVLTENEQVKTEVFQPTERIKLYILEVKDTPKGPKILVSRTHPELVKRLFEAEVTEVKDGTVEIKSIAREAGSRTKIAVWSNDPDVDPVGACVGMNGARVNSIVEELRGEKIDIINWSDNPALLIENALSPAKVISVMADPEEKTAMVIVPDFQLSLAIGKEGQNARLAARLTGFKIDIKSETQAREAGDFQYYENEEGEEAAEETQELTPDYSEEAAEEYACEETEEAYEDAEESEE
- a CDS encoding L7Ae/L30e/S12e/Gadd45 family ribosomal protein — translated: MNMRKELSLLGLAAKAGKIVSGEFATENAVKAGKAFLVLTAEDASDNTKKKFRDMCTFYQVPFYSIGTKEELGIAIGKEYRASLALTDENFAVATVKKLEKTGL
- the infB gene encoding translation initiation factor IF-2, which encodes MSVRVYELAKELNKSNKEILDFLKSKNIELKSHMSNVEASQADMVRANYRKGNLSSAGGDAAKQEGGEKPKKKIIQVFRPQNASHVPERRQKSQRQANDGQEQRNNEKRQNNRQGENRGTQESMKQENNRNNRSNNNRSSNNSRYNGNSNGENRSNNRNNGENRSNNRYNGNNNGERNNRYNGNNNGERSNNRYNGNNNGERSNNRYNGNNNGERSNNRYNGNNNGERSNNRYNGNNNGERSNSRYNGNNNGERSNNRFGGNNNRGGDGRRDQGGKFDTPKLEFVEKDSRKANRENKKKDNKRDEYQNQSKRPNQGGRRQTQRIPKAMQLQKPVTHAKEEKREEVKEITLPEKMTIRELAEKMKMQPSVIVKKLFMEGIMVTVNHEIDFEKAQEIALDYDIIAEQEEKVDVIEELLKEEEEEESTLVARPPVVCVMGHVDHGKTSLLDCIRKTHVTDREAGGITQHIGAYMVSVEGQKITFLDTPGHEAFTAMRMRGANATDIAILVVAADDGVMPQTVEAINHAKAAGVEIIVAINKIDKPSANIERVKQELSEYELIPEDWGGSTIFVPVSAHTGEGIDNLLEMILLTAEVAELKANPNRRARGLVIEAELDKGKGPVATILVQKGTLHVGDFIAAGASSGKVRAMIDDKGRKVKEAGPSTPVEILGLSDVPNAGEILVVTENDKEAKNFAATFVSENKNRLLEETKAKMSLDDLFSQIQAGNLKELPIIVKADVQGSVEAVKQSLVKLSNEEVVVKVIHGGVGAITESDVTLASASNAIIIGFNVRPDATAKSVAEQEGVDLRLYRVIYQAIEDVEAAMKGMLDPVFEEKVIGHAEVRQIFKASGVGNIAGSYVLDGVFQRNCKVRISREGEQIFEGALASLKRFKDDVKEVKAGYECGLVFEDFNDIKEEDKVEAYIMVEVPR